The DNA window CCAAAAAATCCACTTATAAGTACAACAATAATCCCAGAAACAATAATTGCACCATAAATAGAGGAAATGCCATATTGTTGTCCAATGCCGATCATCGGCCCTACAGCAGTAAATGTACATCCTAATACAACAGGAAGTCCGATACCAAAAAAGCGATTACTCATTACTTGCAATATTGTTGCAATACCGCACATTAAAATATCAATAGCAACTAGATAGGTTAATTGTTCGGGTGGAAGACCTAACGATCCACCAACAATTAAAGGAATCATTACCGCTCCTGCATACATGGCAAGGAGATGTTGAATACCAAGTGTCGTATTTCTCAAGGTGTTGTTCATTTAGCGGAACTCTCCTCAAAAAATTCCACTTTTCCATTTGCTAACGATTTAATATTCGCAAGTGAATCTACTCGAATTCCACGTTCGCGAATAATGCTACCACCTGTTTGGAATCCTTTTTCAATGACAATTCCTACTCCAGCAGTTTTTGCATTTGCTTGTTCAAGGATATCAAGTAACCCAAGTACCGCTTGTCCATTCGCTAAGAAGTCATCAATGATTAACACGACATCATCGCTTTCTAGGAAATCTTTCGAAATGGAAATGTCATTTGTTACACCCTTTGTAAAGGAATGCACTTTGGAAGTATATAAGTTATCTGATAGAGTCAACGATTTGGATTTTTTAGCGAAAACAACTGGAACTCCAAATGTTAAAGCAGCAAACATGGAAGGGGCGATACCAGAAGTTTCAATCGTTAATACTTTTGTAATTCCTGCATCTTTATAGCGATTAGCAAATTCCTCTCCTATCGCTTTCATTAAAACAGGATCAATTTGATGATTTAGAAAAGAATCTACTTTCAACACATTTTCTGATAACACTTTTCCTTCTTGGATAATTTTATCCTTCAATAATTTCATAATTGCCAATCCCTTCACCATCATAATTTTTGATAAACAAAAAAGCTCAAACGACATTCAACCACTCTCATACTTTGAGTGGTTGAATGCCATTCGAGCTTGTAAAATCGAATGGAAATAAAAGAAATCATGGCAAAGATGCCACAATCCTATTATCTCATCGCCACTCATAGTCAGCTTATTAACGGTAAGCCGGTAGAAACTTGCAGGCCATATTCCTGCGATTATATGAGTAAATGCTATTAGAATAGTTTTCATTATAGCATGACGATTTTCAATTACAATGACCTCAAAATATATTTAATGATTCATAAAATTCAGTCCGAACCACTGGTGACTGGCACCCAAACAAACACAAAAAATCACGGTTGTTGATTATCCAATTTGCCCCATTAAAATTTCACAAGAAATGCGCAAGGATCCCATGTTGCACTTGTACGTTTTTGGTCGCTTTGGACGAAAAAATCACTACATCATTACCGAGGGCTAAGTGTAGGAGGAAGTGACTGCGTTACTATTTTCGATCATCCCGTATTGCATCTTTGGCTTCTTACTATCATAAATAGGAAAGTAGCTATTCTTTCAGTTCCAAAAGCTTTGGCACTTCTATTACTAGTAGCTATGGAGATTGACGGACGAACGAATGCCACACGATTATCGAAAAAATGCGAAAGGGATGCGACTTTGTCGCATCCCTTTCGCATCAAGAATTCTCGATTATGGTGTAGAACTCGATCAGTTCTAAGCACTCCAAAAGCACCTATACATAGAGTGCCTAATGTGTTATCACCATTTTAATAAGCAATTTACTGGGTACTTTTGGTTAATCAACACGTGTGACGAAACAAAGGGGCTGTCCCTAAAGAGAGAGATGGTCCCTTTTCCAATGTATTGATTTCCGTTCCAGACGGACGCTTTCGGTGTAGAAAACATCTGCTATTCCCACAGGAGTCGCCGTCTTCCACTACAATCAATTGCCTACAAAAAAACAGGTGTAGAAAAAGACTCGTTTTTCTTCACCTGCTTCAATTTATGGGCTTATTGGACAGCCCCGTTTCATTTTCTCTTTTGGCTTTCTAATTTTCTGTCTTCAACGACTTGAATGCATGGATAAAGGTTGCAGGATTATCTTGAATTTTATAAGAAAAGACGCCTTGATTTGTATGTAAATATAAGATGCCGCCACCAAAAGAAAAGGGCTTATGTGAAATATCATAAACATGTTGAAGTTTAAACTGATTACGTTCTGAAATTATTTCGTCCATAGTCATTCGGAGTTCAAATTGTGTTTCAATATGCTGCATTTGATAATAAAAATCTATCTTTCGTTCAATTTCAATATAAATAATGAAATATTCGCTCAAAAAAATGCACCTCCTATACCATTGTCTAGTGTAACATGTTTCTATAAGATCTATTCAGAATGAACAGGGGGGATATTTAGTGAAGGCAATAATATTCGATTTAGACGGGACATTATTAAATAGGGATGAATCAGTAAAACAGTTTATTACAGCGCAATATGATCGGTTTTATATGCACCTTTCCCATATTCCAAAAGAGCAATTTTGCGAGAGGTTTATCGAGCTAGATTGTAGAGGCTATGTGTGGAAAGATTTAGTTTATGAAAGTTTGATAAAGCATTTTCATATTAAAGGAATTTCAACAAGTGATCTTTTAGAAGACTATATAGAATGCTTTCATCTTTATTGTGTGCCGTTTCCAAATCTAATTTCAATGCTTGAAACATTAAAAAAATCATCCATTTTAATTGGAATGATCACCAATGGAAAAGGACAATTTCAAATGGATAATATAGTTGCTTTAGGTATCCAATCATACTTCGATACTATTCTTATTTCGGAATGGGAAGGAATAAAAAAACCCGATCCTTCCATTTTCCAAAAGGCTTTGCAACAATTAGATGTCCGGGCTAACGAAACCATTTTCGTTGGAGATCACCCAATAAATGATATAGAAGCTGCCAAAAAAGTCGGTTTACAAACTATCTGGAAAAAAGATGATCAGTGGAATGATGTAAAGGCTGATTACATCATCGACGACCTTGCTGAAATTATACCTATTATGCTCAATCCCAATGATGCAACCTAACGTGAACCTTTTAGATACTAGCAATAGAAACTAATTTTCAGGCTCTGTTAAACTAGGCGGTTGTTTTAGAAGCATATAATTTGTGACGAAAATCGGTGAGACTCCTAGGAAAAACGGGCTGCCAATACCCCCAAGCGGGTTTATAGGAACAAATCCTAAATTCGCCACATCTATGTGGAAATGGATTCGTGACCAACTTTCTGTTGCCCCGAGGATGCTTGGCAGTTCTTCCGCGGAGAACGAGCGGGTTTTCGGCAGATAACAACATGATCGTTAACATAGCCAATTTTTAAATAAGTTTACTAAAATCGGCGGTTTGTGCTTCTAGTTTTTCCGACGCTCTCGAAATATCTTTAAATTCTTCTAACGCTATGCGAATTTCCTCTTGGCTTTTCTCAATACTAGCCTGGGAGTTACTATTACTTGTCGTCACTTTGTCTACTTGTTTTGTAATGCCTTCAATATTTTCACGGACCTCTACTATAGATGCTTCTACTCTCCCTGCAAGCTTGCGAACTTCTTGAGCAACAACATTGAATCCACGTCCATGTTCACCAGCGCGAGCTGCTTCAATTGCTGCATTTAAAGCTAGTAAATTCGTTTGTGCTGCAATTTCTCTTATCGTTTGCACAATTCCCCGAATAGAATCAGCTTGTACTTTTAAACTTTCTAAAGTAGCAGTATTTTCTTTAGAACCGTTAGCAATTTCATCAATTCTTTGTAGAAGTTCTTCATTTCTTTTTATTCCCGCTTCTGCTCGAGTACTTAAACCCTCTGACATTTCTTTTAGCTCTTCTGTCAAACCTTGCAAAATTTGATGACGCTCCGTTACATTGGTTGCTACTTTTGTTACGCCTAATACTTGGCCACTCCCGCTAAAAATCGGCATATAGGACGCTTCAAACATAACACTATTTCCTTGTTTATCTTTTCTTTCTACTTTATTGAAAAATGACTTTCCTGCAAATAAATCTTTCCAAAACTTTTCATACTCCATACTACTAACGAACTGAGGAAAACAAAACTCTTTGTGATGCATGCCCATCACTTCACTTGCTTTATACCCTAGCTCGATAGCAAAATTATCATTTACATAAGCCACTCGTCGGTTCTTGTCAAAACGAATAATCGCTAAATTTTTCTCCAGTGCCTCTACCACCGTCATATCATTTACTTCTTCTACTTGTGAATAATTCATTTCCCCTACCCCCTAAATAGTTTCAATTGATGCATAATCGGACAAATCAAGTACAGTCTCTTTCCCTAACACAAGCCGAGCAAGTTCTGATCCTACGAAAGGACCAGCAGTTAACCCCGATGCACCTAATCCATTGGCAAAATAAATATTCTCGAATCCAGATAGCTTTTCAATCACTGGCAGAAATTCTGGTGTATATGGTCGAAACCCAACTCTTACTTCTTCTATTTTTACATTTTTTAGAGAATTAGCAATACTTTTCGCACTATAAAGCAACTCTTTTTCTCCTTCTTCTGTTACATCGGTATTAAATTCAGTATTCTCCTCATACGTAGAACCCGCCACTACTTTTCCATGATCGAATGTAAGCAAGTACTGATTTGTCGGTGGCAAAACCACTGGCCAATCCCCTGTCGCATCATTTTCTATTTTAAAATGCATAATTTGAGCCTTCTGAGAACTTACGTTCATTTGGAATCCTAGTTTGGAAGGCAGTTCGTTCCCCCAAGCCCCAGCAGTTAAGATAATCCCTTCCGCTTCTAAAGGGATTCCGTCTACTAATAAAACACCATTTGAAAACTCCGCATTTCCGTAAATTATTTCTGCTCCTAGCTTTTTTGCCCCTCGAATTAAAGCATCACGCATTTCTCGACCGTCTACTCGTGCTGCTCCTTCTACATAGAGGGAAGAAAAGTCTTCTGATATAAGTGGAAAAAGCTCTTTCGTCTCAGCAGGTGTTAGTATTTTTAATTCCCCTATCTCCGGTGCATCCGTTCGCTTTACCAAAGCTCGCTCTAACATTTTTAGTAGCTTTTTCTCATCCGTGTGAAGCGCAATTGCTCCTACTTTTTTGTAACCAGTGGATGTTTCCCCTAAAGCTCCAAGCTCTTCGACAAGTTCCTTGTAATATTTCGCACCATTTTTCACAAGTTCATACCATTTTTTATTTCTTCGCTGTGATATCCATGGGCATATAATTCCCGCAGCAGCTGCAGATGCCTGTCCACGATCCATACGATCGATTAGTGTTACTTTGACATTATACTTAGCAAGATGATAGGCAGTGGAAGCACCTAAAATCCCACCACCTACAACAATATAAGAAGACATTTATTACTCAACTCCACTATCTAAAATAGAAAACGTTACATGATCACAATTTATTTCTGCCAGCGCTCCATAAGGAAGAACGAATTTCGGTTCCGTATGTCCAAAGTTCAAATTATAAAGAATCGGTAACTCGTTTAAATCAAACTCCTTCATAATTCTTAAAATAGACTCTTTATATTCCTCATAATATTTCTCATTTTGAGGCTTACCAAAAATAATTCCTTTTGCTTGTTGTAAAATTCCTTGGGAACCGTAATTCCGCAACCAATACTCAATAAAAGTTGGTTCCGGCATATCTTCCGATGTTTCAAAGAATAAGATGCTATCTTTCCAATAAGATTTTTCTGGCCAAAGCGATGTCCCTTTAGCAAATTCTAACACTTCAATACATCCTCCGATTAATTTCCCTTGCACTACTCCAGAGCCTTGCAGTACCTCATAGCCCCTATTCGAAGTCATTTGTCTCTGTTTGTCTTTATTTTCAATAACCCATAGTAAACGTTCACTCGTCCACTCAAGCGCTGGTTCTACTTCTCCAATTACTTCAGTGGAGAATAAAGTTTTTTTCAAAGCTTCCACCGTATATGGATACATCTCCACATTTTCAGCAAAGTCCATTAACACAGAAGGACCATAAAATGATGATATCCCTGCTTTATGGCAAAATAAGTGCGTCACAGTAGAATCCGAATACCCGATAAAGACCTTTGGATTATCTCGAATGACATCAAAATCAATATATGGTAGAAGTCGAATACTATCACTTCCCCCAATATTAGAAATGATTCCTTTTATCGTCGGATCCTTAAAAGCATTCATTAAATCCTCTGCACGTGCCTTTGGATTTTCATATAGATAGTCAGATCCCTTTAAGCTATTAGGCATAGAAACAACTTCTAATTGAAACACTTTTTCTAGTCTTTCAACACCCTGTTCATATCTCCACTTTATATCCGGCTCGCCCGCCCCACCCCACGACAAACTAATCGTAGCCACTTTATCTCCAGCTTGAAGCATTTTTGGTTTTATTAGCATAACAAACACTCCTTTTCATTCCATTATAATTCAAATATTCTATTTGTTTCACATTTGTTTCCATTGACCCTTTTACTTACGTATATTTATAATAGAACATATTGTACCTATAAATGGAAGAGGGCAAAGACAGAATGAGTATACCTTTCACAAAAATGCATGGTTGTGGTAATGATTATATTTACATAAATTGCTTTGAACACCCCATTGACCATCCCGAACAACTAAGCAGAGTTATTTCAGATCGTCATTTTGGCATTGGTGGAGACGGTATTGTTTTAATATGCCCTTCTGATGTTGCTGATGCCAAAATGCGCATGTTCAATATTGACGGTAGCGAAGGAAAAATGTGCGGAAATGCCATTCGCTGTGTTGCAAAGTATGTCTATGATCACAATATTGCTACGAAGGAAACGCTAGAAATTGATACATTAAGTGGCATTAAAATTATTGAACTACATGTAGAAAACGGGAAGATGGTATCAGCTACCGTTGACATGGGGAGTCCTATTTTAGATCCTTCTACAATTCCAGTGCTTGTAGAAGATCAAGAGGTGCTTATTAATTATTCCCTTTTAATAGAGGATACTTCATATTCTATAACAACTGTATCAATGGGAAATCCACATTGTGTCATATTCAGTGACGACATAGAGTCTATCAACCTTCCTATTACCGGCCCTAAATTTGAACATCATCCAATGTTTCCGGAGAGTGTGAATACAGAGTTTATTCAAATAGAGAATCGAAATACTTTACACATGCGCGTGTGGGAACGAGGCAGTGGAGAGACATTAGCTTGTGGAACAGGAGCCTGCGCAGCTGTTGTCGCAGCTGTTCTAAACGGGCATTGTGATAAAGACACGGATATAGTAGTGAAACTCCGAGGTGGAGACCTTATTATCCGATATACAGATGATAGTGTTTATATGACAGGTCCTGCCACAAAAGTATTTGATGGTATTATAGAATCAATTTCATAATTCCAATTTACATGAACAAGCACGAACAATTCTAAAGGAAACTGTCACTTTGTTGATTGAAGCGGCAGGCGGCGACTCCAGCGGGATGAGTGAGACAGATAAGACATCACAAACGACGCGTGAGCGGCGGTGATGGCTTATCGCTCACCCCGCGGAAAGCGTCCGCCTATAGCGGAAATCAACTATACTTTATTCCATGTAAATTATATATTTATTAGAATGGAAAGATTAACTTAATACTTTAAATCTGAAAGCCTTCCAACATTATTAAATTGGAAGGCTTTAGTATATTCTAATCTATTCAAACATATATTTAGAATCTACCATCTTTATTTGTAACGCTATTGGAAAATCGTCGTAATATTCCTGTAATAAAAAACTGCTACTATATGATTAGACTAAATAGCAAGGGGATAGTGTATTTGAAGAAAATTCTTGGAACACTCATCATTTCAATAGTACTATTGGTCAGTGGAGTAAATGAAAGTGTGGCCGCAAGTCCTATACACACTGTTCAAAAAGGGGAAACATTGTATTCAATTGCTAAAACGTATAATGTATCAATCAATAACTTAAAATCATGGAACAAACTAAATAGTAACCTGATTAAACCAAAGCAAAAATTAACGATTGCCTCTACTAAGAAAGCGAAATCTAAAAATCCTTCTCGATCGGATTCAAAAGATAAAGTGGTAAAAGAATTTATTGTATCTGCAAGTGCATTTACTGCAAACTGTAATGGCTGCTCTGGTATCACTAGTACCGGTATTCACTTAAAAAGTAATCCAGATCTCAAAGTAATTGCTGTTGACCCAAGTGTTATTAAACTTGGAACGAAAGTGTATGTGGAAGGTTATGGCTATGCAATTGCAGGTGATACGGGAGGAGCAATTAAAGGCAATAAAATCGACGTATTTTTCTCCTCTACAAGTGAGGCCTACAAATGGGGAAGAAAAAACGTAACGATAAAAATATTGGAATAGAACAAAAACCAACTTTCTATAGCGGAAGTTGGTTTTTTTTCATATTCGTACGTATTCCATGAATTATAGCTTCGTAGTAAGAGCTTTTGTGCGGAACAAAGTGATTCTTTGTCACCATTCTAGTCATATTCTTTTTATTCCCTACATTATCTACATAAAATCCTTCGACTTCTATTTCATCCGTTTCACCTATCCAAAGCGAAGCAAATTGTTTATATTCTGTACGGACGATTCCTGAAACTTCCTCTGCTTGAAGTTTAAAATCATTGAAATGTAGAGAACAATCATATAAGAAAA is part of the Psychrobacillus sp. FSL H8-0483 genome and encodes:
- a CDS encoding xanthine phosphoribosyltransferase, which translates into the protein MKLLKDKIIQEGKVLSENVLKVDSFLNHQIDPVLMKAIGEEFANRYKDAGITKVLTIETSGIAPSMFAALTFGVPVVFAKKSKSLTLSDNLYTSKVHSFTKGVTNDISISKDFLESDDVVLIIDDFLANGQAVLGLLDILEQANAKTAGVGIVIEKGFQTGGSIIRERGIRVDSLANIKSLANGKVEFFEESSAK
- a CDS encoding HAD family hydrolase, encoding MKAIIFDLDGTLLNRDESVKQFITAQYDRFYMHLSHIPKEQFCERFIELDCRGYVWKDLVYESLIKHFHIKGISTSDLLEDYIECFHLYCVPFPNLISMLETLKKSSILIGMITNGKGQFQMDNIVALGIQSYFDTILISEWEGIKKPDPSIFQKALQQLDVRANETIFVGDHPINDIEAAKKVGLQTIWKKDDQWNDVKADYIIDDLAEIIPIMLNPNDAT
- a CDS encoding methyl-accepting chemotaxis protein; translation: MNYSQVEEVNDMTVVEALEKNLAIIRFDKNRRVAYVNDNFAIELGYKASEVMGMHHKEFCFPQFVSSMEYEKFWKDLFAGKSFFNKVERKDKQGNSVMFEASYMPIFSGSGQVLGVTKVATNVTERHQILQGLTEELKEMSEGLSTRAEAGIKRNEELLQRIDEIANGSKENTATLESLKVQADSIRGIVQTIREIAAQTNLLALNAAIEAARAGEHGRGFNVVAQEVRKLAGRVEASIVEVRENIEGITKQVDKVTTSNSNSQASIEKSQEEIRIALEEFKDISRASEKLEAQTADFSKLI
- a CDS encoding FAD-binding oxidoreductase is translated as MSSYIVVGGGILGASTAYHLAKYNVKVTLIDRMDRGQASAAAAGIICPWISQRRNKKWYELVKNGAKYYKELVEELGALGETSTGYKKVGAIALHTDEKKLLKMLERALVKRTDAPEIGELKILTPAETKELFPLISEDFSSLYVEGAARVDGREMRDALIRGAKKLGAEIIYGNAEFSNGVLLVDGIPLEAEGIILTAGAWGNELPSKLGFQMNVSSQKAQIMHFKIENDATGDWPVVLPPTNQYLLTFDHGKVVAGSTYEENTEFNTDVTEEGEKELLYSAKSIANSLKNVKIEEVRVGFRPYTPEFLPVIEKLSGFENIYFANGLGASGLTAGPFVGSELARLVLGKETVLDLSDYASIETI
- a CDS encoding S66 peptidase family protein; this translates as MLIKPKMLQAGDKVATISLSWGGAGEPDIKWRYEQGVERLEKVFQLEVVSMPNSLKGSDYLYENPKARAEDLMNAFKDPTIKGIISNIGGSDSIRLLPYIDFDVIRDNPKVFIGYSDSTVTHLFCHKAGISSFYGPSVLMDFAENVEMYPYTVEALKKTLFSTEVIGEVEPALEWTSERLLWVIENKDKQRQMTSNRGYEVLQGSGVVQGKLIGGCIEVLEFAKGTSLWPEKSYWKDSILFFETSEDMPEPTFIEYWLRNYGSQGILQQAKGIIFGKPQNEKYYEEYKESILRIMKEFDLNELPILYNLNFGHTEPKFVLPYGALAEINCDHVTFSILDSGVE
- the dapF gene encoding diaminopimelate epimerase, which produces MSIPFTKMHGCGNDYIYINCFEHPIDHPEQLSRVISDRHFGIGGDGIVLICPSDVADAKMRMFNIDGSEGKMCGNAIRCVAKYVYDHNIATKETLEIDTLSGIKIIELHVENGKMVSATVDMGSPILDPSTIPVLVEDQEVLINYSLLIEDTSYSITTVSMGNPHCVIFSDDIESINLPITGPKFEHHPMFPESVNTEFIQIENRNTLHMRVWERGSGETLACGTGACAAVVAAVLNGHCDKDTDIVVKLRGGDLIIRYTDDSVYMTGPATKVFDGIIESIS
- a CDS encoding 3D domain-containing protein; this translates as MKKILGTLIISIVLLVSGVNESVAASPIHTVQKGETLYSIAKTYNVSINNLKSWNKLNSNLIKPKQKLTIASTKKAKSKNPSRSDSKDKVVKEFIVSASAFTANCNGCSGITSTGIHLKSNPDLKVIAVDPSVIKLGTKVYVEGYGYAIAGDTGGAIKGNKIDVFFSSTSEAYKWGRKNVTIKILE